The Deinococcus koreensis genome window below encodes:
- the xseA gene encoding exodeoxyribonuclease VII large subunit yields the protein MTGRKRKKEVTRPPEQFLELSEVLDYVGQVIARGVPGAVWVRAEVASLTDRRHLYLDLVQLGEDGEVARCRATVWARDRSLLEAKFRKATGGGFSAGQKLLLFCTPEFHPQYGFSLHILDTAPEFTLGDAALRLDAMRETLVREGVYGQNRLLPAPQDFARLAVIAPQEAAGLGDFRREVDVLEAAGIVQIRYLEATFQGAAASASLGRAVAQARALHEHAPLDALVVIRGGGAVSDLAWLNDLDLARALATFPVPVITGLGHARDDTLPDEVAHSRTDTPSKAAALIVGTVLGAASQAQEDVRTIRAHGARALVDADARALWARDRIRTAAERLLDAARADVDSLMRQALGLTPERTLARGYALVRGRDGEVVTRAAHVQPGERLILEFSDGQVAVGVDA from the coding sequence GTGACCGGGAGAAAGCGGAAAAAGGAGGTGACCCGCCCGCCCGAGCAGTTTCTGGAACTCTCGGAGGTGCTCGACTATGTCGGGCAGGTCATCGCGCGGGGCGTGCCGGGGGCCGTGTGGGTGCGTGCGGAGGTCGCCTCGCTGACCGATCGCCGCCACCTCTACCTCGACCTCGTGCAGCTCGGCGAGGACGGCGAGGTCGCCAGGTGCCGCGCCACCGTCTGGGCCCGCGACCGCTCCCTGCTGGAGGCGAAATTCCGCAAGGCCACCGGCGGGGGCTTCTCGGCCGGCCAGAAGCTGCTGCTGTTCTGCACGCCCGAATTCCACCCGCAGTACGGCTTTTCCCTGCACATCCTGGACACCGCCCCCGAGTTCACCCTGGGCGACGCGGCCCTGCGCCTGGACGCGATGCGGGAGACCCTGGTGCGCGAGGGGGTCTACGGCCAGAACCGCCTGCTGCCCGCGCCCCAGGACTTCGCCCGTCTGGCGGTGATCGCCCCCCAGGAGGCCGCCGGCCTGGGCGACTTCCGCCGCGAGGTGGACGTGCTGGAGGCGGCCGGAATCGTGCAGATCCGCTATCTGGAGGCCACCTTCCAGGGCGCGGCGGCCTCGGCCAGCCTGGGGCGCGCGGTGGCACAGGCGCGCGCCCTGCACGAGCACGCGCCGCTGGACGCCCTGGTGGTGATCCGCGGCGGCGGCGCCGTGAGCGACCTGGCCTGGCTCAACGACCTCGACCTCGCCCGCGCCCTGGCGACCTTCCCGGTGCCCGTCATCACCGGTCTGGGCCACGCCCGCGACGACACCCTGCCCGACGAGGTCGCGCATTCCCGCACCGACACGCCCAGCAAGGCCGCCGCCCTGATCGTGGGCACGGTGCTGGGGGCCGCCTCACAGGCCCAGGAGGACGTCCGCACCATCCGCGCCCACGGGGCCCGGGCGCTCGTGGACGCCGACGCCCGCGCGCTGTGGGCGCGTGACCGGATCCGCACCGCGGCGGAGCGCCTTCTGGACGCCGCACGCGCCGACGTGGATTCCCTGATGCGTCAGGCGCTGGGGCTCACGCCGGAGCGCACCCTGGCGCGCGGCTACGCCCTCGTGCGGGGCCGGGACGGCGAGGTCGTGACCCGCGCGGCACATGTACAGCCGGGCGAGCGCCTGATCCTGGAATTTTCGGACGGCCAGGTGGCGGTCGGCGTGGACGCCTGA
- a CDS encoding fluoride efflux transporter FluC, whose protein sequence is MWVLLGGALGAGARYGVQLALAPVVLRSGFPVAVLLINVVGSFLLGLTVALVGRGVWPEAARLAFGTGVLGAFTTFSTFSVEVDGLLGRGAGGAALGYVLLSVGLGVLAAVGGRLVGARL, encoded by the coding sequence ATGTGGGTCTTGCTGGGGGGAGCGCTGGGGGCCGGGGCGCGCTACGGCGTGCAGCTCGCCCTGGCGCCCGTGGTGCTCCGCAGCGGCTTTCCGGTGGCGGTGCTGCTGATCAATGTGGTCGGTTCCTTCCTGCTGGGCCTGACGGTGGCGCTGGTGGGGCGCGGCGTGTGGCCCGAGGCGGCGCGGCTGGCCTTCGGCACCGGGGTGCTGGGGGCCTTTACCACCTTCTCCACCTTCAGCGTGGAGGTCGACGGCCTGCTCGGGCGGGGGGCCGGTGGCGCGGCGCTGGGCTACGTCCTGCTGAGCGTGGGGCTGGGCGTGCTGGCGGCAGTCGGTGGCCGCCTGGTGGGGGCGCGGCTGTGA
- a CDS encoding magnesium transporter CorA family protein, which yields MIRAKRLSTGEELDWTGEPQGLWIDVRDPSADDLARLRAAFTLNRLALEDALERGHWSRAEQYPEHGFITVRSFTRPETPDEFTERVSVFVFADTVLTLSSAGTRALDAAWTLVGREAVNTPAEVTYELLDHTADSFFTLADTLEARLDALEEEVFRSPRQNPVEAVFELKHLLAHARRLATDAREATALLGRHAAASPGDLVRYRDAQDSYSRAAARLDGLRDFLTSLLDLHLNLQSQRMNEVMRTLTAVSVVFLPLTFMAGVWGMNFQHMPELPWRYGYAMAWASFLLVGGLLAYYFKRKGWW from the coding sequence ATGATTCGCGCCAAACGCCTGAGCACGGGCGAGGAACTGGACTGGACGGGAGAACCCCAGGGGCTCTGGATCGATGTGCGCGACCCCAGCGCCGACGACCTCGCGCGGCTGAGGGCCGCCTTCACGCTCAACCGCCTGGCGCTGGAGGACGCGCTGGAGCGCGGACACTGGAGCCGCGCCGAGCAGTATCCCGAGCACGGCTTCATCACGGTGCGCTCCTTCACGCGTCCCGAGACGCCCGACGAGTTCACCGAGCGCGTCTCGGTGTTCGTGTTCGCCGACACCGTGCTGACCCTGAGCAGCGCCGGCACCCGCGCGCTGGACGCCGCCTGGACGCTGGTGGGCCGCGAGGCGGTGAACACGCCGGCGGAGGTCACCTACGAGCTGCTCGACCACACCGCCGATTCGTTCTTCACCCTGGCCGACACGCTGGAGGCGCGGCTTGACGCCCTGGAGGAGGAGGTCTTCCGCTCGCCCCGCCAGAATCCGGTCGAGGCGGTCTTCGAACTCAAGCACCTGCTGGCCCACGCCCGCCGGCTGGCGACCGACGCCCGCGAGGCCACCGCGCTGCTGGGCCGGCACGCCGCCGCCAGCCCCGGCGATCTGGTGCGTTACCGCGACGCCCAGGACTCGTACTCCCGCGCCGCCGCCCGGCTCGACGGCCTGCGCGACTTCCTGACCAGCCTGCTCGACCTGCACCTGAACCTGCAGAGCCAGCGCATGAACGAGGTGATGCGAACCCTGACGGCCGTGAGCGTGGTGTTCCTGCCCCTGACCTTCATGGCGGGGGTGTGGGGCATGAACTTCCAGCACATGCCCGAGCTGCCCTGGCGGTACGGCTACGCGATGGCCTGGGCCAGCTTCCTGCTGGTCGGCGGCCTGCTGGCCTACTACTTCAAGCGCAAGGGCTGGTGGTGA
- a CDS encoding S8 family serine peptidase, producing MKPAALPRHVALTLLSLSLAACGVQQAPTAQQASALQSQSVSEAGTNETARAWFVEFREKATSKGGNRAAIAQERQAFRAQARALGLKVKDRLEFERLWNGVSVEVNAADVAKLRDLDGVKAIFPVLSVPRPEVAFGSEEPDMATAIAQTGADVAQSELGLSGRGVKVAIMDTGLDLEHPAFTGRVVASYDFVGDAFNGSNDPVAGQDTVDDCGGHGTHVAGIAAGGATANGARGVAPEASLGIYRVFGCEGSTQADIMVAAMERALNDGMDVLNMSIGSAFNSWAEYPTAVAASNLVDAGVVVAASIGNSGSGGVFSAGAPGVGEKVIGVANFMNSHVFLNEFTVGADKFGYQNATGAPTAPTSGSLELKAVTPVVGCDPLPAGSLIGKAALISRGTCTFATKAANAQNAGAAAVVIYNSTPGPFAGTVAGAVPITIPVVTVSREFGLNLATRIAAGPTSITWTPNSGSYVNPTGNTLDSSSSYGLAADLSLKPDLGAPGGLIRSAYPIELSPGGSGYAVLSGTSMSSPHVAGAAALVIEARRRAGQPIAAGDMRALLQNTAEPKPWSAAPTAGYTDFVHRQGAGMINVVRAVGATAGVTPSKLSLGENETAGGSKTQTLTVTNRGTAAVTYTLSHQGALTSGKGASGYYTPTALLPGATASFSAPTVTVPAGSSASITVTITPTSANQTVYGGYVVFTPTGAGTPLRVPYAGFQGDYQSLPILTGTKTMARANADGSFTPISTPTTFTMQGADYPSFLLHLDHFARTLKLDIVDAATMQPVHSQFFNASTDEYLPRNATPTGNFSFAWDGQVSWSRGFNGVGNTHDKRKPVPNGKYIVKITALKALGDASNPAHVETWSSPVITVNAPKK from the coding sequence ATGAAACCAGCCGCTCTTCCCCGCCATGTCGCCCTGACCCTGCTGTCCCTGAGCCTGGCCGCCTGTGGAGTTCAGCAGGCCCCCACCGCCCAGCAGGCCAGCGCGCTGCAGTCCCAGTCCGTCAGCGAGGCCGGCACCAACGAAACGGCCCGCGCCTGGTTCGTCGAGTTCAGGGAAAAGGCGACCAGCAAGGGCGGCAACCGCGCCGCCATCGCCCAGGAGCGGCAGGCCTTCCGGGCCCAGGCCCGGGCGCTGGGTCTCAAGGTCAAAGACCGGCTGGAGTTCGAGCGGCTGTGGAACGGCGTGTCGGTCGAGGTGAACGCCGCCGACGTGGCCAAGCTGCGCGACCTGGACGGCGTGAAGGCCATCTTCCCGGTGCTCAGCGTGCCCCGCCCCGAGGTGGCCTTTGGCAGCGAGGAGCCTGACATGGCCACGGCCATCGCCCAGACCGGGGCCGACGTGGCGCAGAGCGAACTGGGCCTGAGCGGCAGGGGCGTGAAGGTCGCCATCATGGACACCGGCCTCGACCTCGAGCACCCGGCCTTCACGGGCCGTGTGGTCGCCTCCTACGACTTCGTGGGCGACGCCTTCAACGGCAGCAACGATCCCGTGGCCGGTCAGGACACCGTGGACGACTGCGGCGGGCACGGCACGCACGTGGCCGGCATCGCGGCGGGGGGCGCCACCGCGAACGGTGCCAGGGGCGTGGCCCCGGAAGCCTCGCTGGGCATCTACCGCGTGTTCGGCTGCGAAGGCTCGACCCAGGCCGACATCATGGTCGCCGCCATGGAACGCGCCCTGAATGACGGCATGGACGTGCTGAACATGAGCATCGGCTCGGCCTTCAACTCGTGGGCGGAGTACCCCACGGCGGTCGCGGCGAGCAACCTCGTGGACGCGGGCGTGGTCGTGGCGGCGTCCATCGGCAACTCGGGCTCGGGCGGCGTGTTCTCGGCGGGCGCCCCCGGCGTGGGCGAGAAGGTCATCGGCGTGGCGAACTTCATGAACAGCCACGTCTTCCTGAACGAGTTCACGGTGGGCGCCGACAAGTTCGGTTACCAGAACGCCACCGGGGCGCCCACCGCGCCGACCAGCGGCAGCCTGGAACTGAAGGCCGTGACCCCCGTGGTCGGCTGCGACCCCCTGCCCGCCGGCTCGCTGATCGGCAAGGCCGCCCTGATCTCTCGCGGCACCTGCACCTTCGCCACCAAGGCCGCCAACGCGCAGAACGCCGGCGCCGCCGCCGTGGTGATCTACAACAGCACTCCTGGCCCCTTCGCGGGCACCGTCGCGGGCGCCGTGCCCATTACCATCCCCGTCGTGACCGTCTCGCGCGAGTTCGGCCTGAACCTGGCCACGCGCATCGCTGCCGGCCCCACCAGCATCACCTGGACGCCCAACAGCGGCAGCTATGTCAACCCCACGGGCAACACGCTGGACTCCTCCTCTTCTTACGGCCTCGCGGCTGACCTGAGCCTGAAGCCCGACCTGGGCGCGCCCGGCGGCCTGATCCGCTCGGCCTACCCCATCGAACTGTCGCCCGGCGGCAGCGGCTACGCCGTGCTGAGCGGCACCTCCATGTCCTCGCCGCACGTGGCGGGCGCAGCGGCGCTGGTGATCGAGGCCCGGCGCAGGGCCGGCCAGCCCATCGCGGCCGGTGACATGCGCGCCCTGCTGCAGAACACGGCCGAGCCCAAGCCCTGGAGCGCTGCCCCCACGGCCGGATACACCGACTTCGTGCATCGCCAGGGCGCGGGCATGATCAACGTGGTGCGCGCCGTGGGCGCCACCGCCGGCGTGACCCCCTCCAAGCTGTCGCTGGGTGAGAACGAGACGGCGGGCGGCTCCAAGACCCAGACCCTGACCGTGACCAACCGGGGCACGGCCGCCGTGACCTACACGCTGTCGCACCAGGGAGCGCTGACGAGCGGCAAGGGGGCGTCCGGCTACTACACGCCCACTGCCCTGCTGCCCGGCGCCACCGCCTCCTTCTCGGCCCCCACGGTGACCGTCCCGGCTGGCAGCTCTGCCTCCATCACCGTGACCATTACCCCGACCTCGGCCAACCAGACCGTGTACGGCGGCTACGTGGTGTTCACGCCCACCGGCGCCGGCACCCCCCTGCGCGTGCCCTACGCCGGCTTCCAGGGCGACTACCAGAGCCTGCCCATCCTGACCGGCACCAAGACCATGGCCCGCGCCAACGCGGACGGCAGCTTCACGCCGATCAGCACGCCGACCACCTTCACCATGCAGGGCGCGGACTACCCCAGCTTCCTGTTGCACCTCGACCACTTCGCCCGCACCCTGAAGCTGGATATCGTGGACGCCGCGACCATGCAGCCCGTGCACTCGCAGTTCTTCAACGCCAGCACCGACGAGTACCTGCCCCGCAACGCCACCCCCACCGGCAACTTCTCCTTCGCCTGGGACGGTCAGGTGAGCTGGAGCCGCGGCTTCAACGGCGTGGGTAACACCCACGACAAGCGCAAGCCCGTGCCCAACGGCAAATACATCGTGAAGATCACGGCCCTCAAGGCCCTGGGCGACGCCAGCAATCCCGCCCACGTGGAAACCTGGAGCTCGCCGGTCATCACGGTCAACGCGCCGAAGAAGTAA
- a CDS encoding alpha/beta hydrolase, which translates to MKSLMLSLSVLALAGAALAAPQPVTLKASDGVPVYGQHTAVPRPRGVLLLFHQADSNLHEYDPVAARLAREGYASLAIDQRLGGGMFGAVNRTAKAAPPADYAQALPDLEAAVGWAKATYPKARIFALGSSYSAMLLFPLAARHPELAGILAFSPADYTGDGLAIRAASTLKVPVFATSRGDPAERERMDVILRAIRTSRVTRFQPVGGGGMHGASSLRDDRNILGTAGQYWAALLKFLRAP; encoded by the coding sequence ATGAAGAGTCTGATGCTCTCTCTGTCCGTGCTGGCGCTGGCCGGCGCTGCCCTGGCCGCCCCCCAGCCGGTCACCCTGAAGGCCAGCGACGGCGTTCCCGTGTACGGCCAGCACACCGCCGTGCCCAGGCCCAGGGGCGTGCTGCTGCTGTTTCACCAGGCCGACAGTAACCTGCACGAATACGATCCGGTGGCCGCGCGGCTGGCCAGGGAGGGCTACGCCAGCCTTGCCATCGACCAGCGCCTGGGCGGCGGGATGTTCGGCGCCGTGAACCGCACGGCGAAAGCGGCGCCACCTGCCGACTATGCCCAGGCGCTGCCCGATCTGGAGGCGGCCGTGGGGTGGGCGAAGGCCACCTATCCCAAGGCCAGGATCTTCGCGCTGGGCAGCAGCTACAGCGCCATGCTGCTGTTCCCCCTGGCGGCCCGGCACCCCGAGCTGGCCGGCATCCTGGCCTTCAGCCCGGCCGACTACACCGGCGACGGCCTGGCGATCCGGGCCGCCTCGACCCTGAAGGTGCCGGTCTTCGCCACCAGCCGGGGCGACCCGGCCGAGCGTGAGCGGATGGACGTGATTCTGAGGGCGATCCGCACATCCAGGGTGACGCGCTTCCAGCCGGTGGGCGGCGGCGGGATGCACGGGGCCAGCAGCCTGCGCGACGACCGCAACATCCTGGGCACCGCGGGGCAATACTGGGCGGCGCTGCTGAAGTTCCTGCGCGCGCCCTGA
- a CDS encoding MerR family transcriptional regulator, with translation MRPLISIGRFSELTGLSIRALRLYEEHGLLAPAIVDARTGYRFYRWHQRAVAERIHRLRELDMPLELIARCLHGELGVGAALEQHGAALQAELQQRAQTLQRVREAQTSRALPDFEVRIRRQRAWPLLSLRYQTSLSRCEADRHEGYRSLRQRAARLGTRAAGPPHAHHPPQGGFDPDDYAVVLSLPVRLAVPGSEPGVGGLIAFTRLSGDLTTLLHAYQALGDWLARSAYRRGGPSAERYLCLLRPGTSPHTEVWAPVHPVKEGL, from the coding sequence GTGCGTCCCCTGATCTCCATTGGCCGCTTCTCCGAGCTGACCGGGCTGAGTATCCGGGCGCTGCGGCTCTACGAGGAGCATGGCCTGCTGGCGCCGGCGATCGTGGATGCCCGAACCGGCTACCGCTTCTACCGCTGGCACCAGCGGGCGGTGGCCGAGCGGATTCACCGCCTGCGCGAACTGGACATGCCGCTGGAGCTGATCGCGCGCTGTCTGCACGGCGAGCTGGGGGTGGGCGCCGCCCTTGAGCAGCATGGCGCGGCCCTGCAAGCCGAGCTTCAGCAGCGCGCCCAGACGCTGCAACGGGTGCGGGAGGCTCAGACCAGCCGGGCCCTGCCGGACTTCGAGGTGCGGATCCGCCGGCAGCGGGCCTGGCCCCTGTTGAGCCTGCGCTACCAGACCTCCCTGAGCCGCTGTGAAGCCGACCGGCACGAGGGCTACCGCTCGCTGCGCCAGCGCGCCGCCCGGCTGGGCACGCGCGCCGCCGGGCCGCCCCACGCGCACCATCCACCCCAGGGCGGCTTCGATCCGGATGACTACGCGGTGGTGCTGTCGTTGCCGGTGAGGCTGGCGGTGCCCGGCAGCGAACCCGGTGTCGGGGGACTGATCGCCTTCACCCGTCTGTCCGGCGACCTGACGACCCTGCTGCACGCCTATCAGGCGCTGGGCGACTGGCTGGCCCGCTCGGCCTACCGGCGAGGCGGCCCCAGCGCCGAGCGCTACCTGTGTCTGCTGCGTCCCGGCACGTCGCCCCACACCGAAGTCTGGGCACCTGTCCACCCTGTCAAGGAGGGTCTATGA
- a CDS encoding polynucleotide kinase-phosphatase, producing the protein MTDAPHLPSPLLALPELALPELALVALVGASSAGKSTFAARHFRPSEVLSSDAFRALVSDDESSLEATADAFESLYFVAAKRLARGRLTVIDATSVRPDDRRRLVELARQHDVLPVAIVLDLPRSELEARHAARTDRDFSPAVIGRQLAELRRTFRGLGREGFRHVWALRSVAEVDAARVTRTALYTNKKHLSGPFDLIGDVHGCLAELRDLLVRLSYALDGETVTPPPGRTALFVGDLVDRGPDSVGVLRLVMGMVHAGTALMVPGNHEEKLKRALDGKAVNALHGLDVTLAGLDAAGDAFKREVRDFIDALVSHLVLDGGRLVVAHAGLPERYQGRSSGRVRSFALYGDVDGSKDDLGLPVRRDWAADYRGSALVVYGHTPVAAPRGVNRTLNIDTGCAFGGSLTALRYPEMETVSVPAHAQYAVPARPLQEAPAPADAPFDLADFLQAGRIDTRTFGGISLRSGERAAAVETFSRFGVDPRWCLYLPPTMSPVETSSQPDLLEHPAEAFAYYRAQGVGQVICEEKHMGSRALLVLAKSEQAARERFGVQQGTGSIYTRTGRPFFTDPAWEQDVLERARAAVSAAGLWDTLDTDWLVLDAEILPWSLKAGELLRGQYAAVGAAGNAALPAAVAALEGAAARGLDVGPLLERSRGRAADLAAYRDAYRAYVRRADSPAGVQLRPFHLLASAGAVHSDRDHLWHLQTLSALAEADPALFGATDHRVVTLADPASEAQATAWWTALTAAGGEGTGEGMVVKPLVFLNPEPRLLQPAIKVRGREYLRIIYGPEYTRPEHLARLRARSLNAKRSRALREFHLGLEGLARFAEGAPHARIHECVLGVLALESEPIDARL; encoded by the coding sequence ATGACCGACGCCCCCCACCTCCCCTCACCCCTGCTGGCGCTGCCCGAACTGGCGCTGCCCGAACTGGCGCTGGTCGCGCTGGTCGGCGCCTCGTCGGCCGGCAAGTCCACCTTCGCCGCGCGCCACTTCCGCCCCAGCGAGGTGCTCAGCTCGGACGCCTTCCGCGCCCTGGTCAGCGACGACGAGAGCAGCCTGGAGGCCACCGCCGACGCCTTCGAGAGCCTGTACTTCGTGGCCGCCAAACGCCTGGCGCGCGGCCGCCTGACCGTCATCGACGCGACCTCGGTGCGCCCGGACGACCGCCGCCGGCTGGTGGAACTGGCCCGGCAGCATGACGTGCTGCCCGTCGCCATCGTGCTCGATCTGCCCCGGAGCGAGCTGGAGGCCCGCCACGCCGCCCGGACAGACCGGGACTTCAGCCCGGCGGTGATCGGGCGGCAACTGGCCGAACTGCGCCGCACCTTCCGGGGCCTGGGCAGGGAGGGCTTCCGCCACGTCTGGGCGCTGCGGTCGGTGGCCGAGGTGGACGCCGCCCGGGTCACGCGCACAGCGCTCTACACCAATAAAAAGCACCTGAGCGGCCCCTTCGACCTCATCGGGGACGTGCACGGCTGCCTGGCCGAACTGCGCGACCTGCTGGTCAGGCTGAGCTACGCCCTGGACGGCGAGACGGTGACCCCGCCGCCCGGCCGCACGGCGCTGTTCGTGGGCGATCTGGTCGACCGTGGCCCCGACTCCGTGGGCGTGCTGCGGCTGGTGATGGGCATGGTGCACGCGGGCACGGCGCTGATGGTGCCCGGCAACCACGAGGAAAAGCTGAAGCGGGCGCTGGACGGCAAGGCCGTGAACGCCCTGCACGGCCTGGACGTGACCCTGGCAGGCCTGGACGCCGCCGGAGACGCCTTCAAACGCGAGGTGCGCGACTTCATCGACGCCCTGGTGAGCCATCTCGTGCTGGACGGCGGCCGGCTGGTCGTGGCGCACGCGGGGCTGCCCGAGAGGTACCAGGGCCGCAGCAGTGGCCGCGTCCGCTCCTTCGCCCTGTACGGCGACGTGGACGGCAGCAAGGACGACCTGGGCCTGCCGGTGCGCCGCGACTGGGCGGCCGACTATCGCGGTTCCGCGCTCGTGGTGTACGGCCACACCCCGGTGGCGGCGCCCCGTGGGGTGAACCGCACCCTCAACATCGACACCGGCTGCGCTTTCGGGGGGTCGCTCACGGCCCTGCGCTATCCGGAGATGGAGACGGTCTCGGTGCCCGCCCACGCCCAGTACGCGGTGCCCGCCCGCCCCTTGCAGGAGGCGCCGGCCCCCGCCGACGCGCCCTTCGATCTGGCCGACTTCCTCCAGGCGGGGAGGATCGACACGCGCACCTTCGGCGGTATCTCGCTGCGCTCCGGCGAGCGTGCGGCGGCGGTGGAAACCTTCAGCCGCTTCGGTGTCGATCCGCGCTGGTGCCTGTACCTGCCACCGACCATGAGCCCGGTGGAAACCAGCTCGCAGCCTGACCTGCTGGAGCACCCCGCCGAGGCCTTCGCGTACTACCGCGCCCAGGGCGTGGGGCAGGTCATCTGCGAGGAAAAGCACATGGGCAGCCGCGCCCTTCTGGTGCTGGCGAAGAGCGAGCAGGCCGCCCGGGAGCGCTTCGGCGTCCAGCAGGGTACCGGCAGCATCTATACCCGCACCGGCCGCCCCTTCTTCACCGACCCCGCCTGGGAACAGGACGTGCTGGAACGCGCCCGCGCCGCTGTAAGCGCGGCTGGCCTGTGGGACACGCTGGACACCGACTGGCTGGTGCTGGACGCCGAGATCCTGCCCTGGAGCCTGAAGGCGGGCGAACTGCTGCGGGGCCAGTACGCCGCCGTGGGGGCCGCCGGGAACGCCGCGCTGCCCGCCGCCGTGGCCGCGCTGGAGGGGGCCGCCGCGCGTGGCCTGGACGTGGGGCCGCTGCTGGAGCGCAGCCGCGGGCGGGCAGCGGATCTGGCGGCCTATCGAGACGCCTACCGCGCCTACGTGCGCCGGGCGGACAGCCCGGCGGGCGTGCAGCTCCGGCCCTTCCACCTGCTGGCGTCGGCGGGCGCGGTGCACAGCGACCGGGATCACCTCTGGCACCTGCAGACCCTCTCGGCGCTGGCGGAGGCCGATCCGGCGCTGTTCGGCGCCACCGACCACCGCGTGGTGACCCTGGCCGACCCGGCCTCCGAGGCGCAGGCGACCGCGTGGTGGACGGCCCTCACGGCGGCCGGCGGCGAGGGCACGGGAGAGGGCATGGTGGTCAAGCCGCTGGTCTTCCTGAACCCCGAGCCGCGCCTGCTTCAGCCGGCCATCAAGGTGCGCGGGCGCGAGTACCTGCGGATCATCTACGGCCCGGAATACACCCGCCCCGAGCACCTGGCCCGCCTGCGCGCCCGCTCGCTGAATGCCAAACGCTCCCGCGCCCTGCGCGAGTTCCACCTGGGGCTGGAGGGCCTCGCGCGCTTCGCCGAGGGTGCGCCCCACGCCCGTATCCACGAGTGCGTGCTGGGCGTGCTGGCGCTGGAAAGTGAGCCCATAGACGCCCGGCTGTAG
- a CDS encoding GNAT family N-acetyltransferase — protein sequence MRDLRPAEPRDAHVAALLQNATSEPHFSITAQKLTHIFAQERHGYAVSEAAGVLTGLSSCWLPEFHPTHAWIGLHLHPDALGDGTAAAHLTWHAGEAEQAGRTHLWLSVREDYQPTWPDVEALGFREVHRTFGGGFHLQHRGVDGAALETRLAAQGYRLEAAAANQHDARLQGLYELTCGDKVSAPPTIPLASAELSDEDALWEAAVLAWQGEDLVGLALPERSRLEAWNAVLIVHPGHRRRGLGTALQVRVARAVQKGGRAFLNTAGSARDAAYLGVLRRSGANIEPDWIAYDRSIAGLG from the coding sequence ATGAGAGACCTTCGGCCCGCCGAGCCCCGCGACGCCCACGTGGCCGCGCTGCTGCAGAACGCGACCAGTGAGCCCCATTTCTCCATCACGGCCCAAAAGTTGACCCACATCTTCGCTCAGGAGCGACATGGCTACGCTGTCAGCGAGGCGGCGGGAGTTCTCACAGGACTGTCGTCGTGCTGGCTGCCCGAGTTCCACCCCACGCACGCCTGGATTGGACTGCACCTGCATCCAGACGCGCTGGGTGACGGTACGGCAGCGGCGCATCTCACCTGGCACGCTGGGGAGGCCGAGCAGGCAGGGCGTACCCACCTGTGGCTCAGCGTGCGCGAGGACTACCAGCCTACCTGGCCGGACGTGGAAGCCCTGGGCTTCCGGGAAGTGCATCGCACCTTCGGCGGGGGCTTTCACCTGCAGCACCGGGGGGTTGACGGGGCGGCTCTGGAGACCAGGCTGGCAGCGCAGGGTTACCGCCTGGAGGCAGCGGCGGCCAATCAGCACGACGCGCGTCTGCAAGGGCTTTACGAACTGACGTGCGGTGACAAGGTCAGTGCTCCGCCCACCATCCCGCTGGCCTCGGCTGAGCTGAGCGACGAAGACGCGCTGTGGGAAGCGGCGGTGCTGGCCTGGCAGGGCGAAGATCTCGTGGGGCTCGCCTTGCCTGAGCGCTCGCGGCTGGAGGCGTGGAACGCCGTGCTGATCGTCCATCCGGGGCACCGCCGCCGTGGCCTGGGCACGGCTCTCCAAGTGCGGGTGGCACGGGCTGTCCAGAAGGGTGGCCGTGCCTTCCTCAATACCGCCGGTAGCGCGCGGGACGCGGCCTACCTGGGGGTGCTCCGCCGCTCAGGTGCCAATATCGAGCCCGACTGGATCGCGTACGACCGTTCGATAGCCGGGCTGGGCTGA